One part of the Populus alba chromosome 18, ASM523922v2, whole genome shotgun sequence genome encodes these proteins:
- the LOC140954983 gene encoding uncharacterized protein — MANVEDVEGEGSVQGNGPPQFYDQPNFRTLREYLHPARQNFKKLVSTMCNGEFYDKEPSEAFDFFDQLAENTKQWETSLPLHVESRNTISHSSGKFQLKETDDLNARLASLARKEVLYGQTSDSSNVRKPFSNQVGNPYSETYNPGWRNHPNFGWRNEGSSVPQTFQPPPQPFHAPTHNTYQPSHKRSLEDTLQQFMQTQGGINNQAYKFQDQTNRTLDDIRSQLTKLTQSLSIQEKGKIPAQPMPNPRGQVHMSESSLSEPSNHEQVQAITTLRSGKILKVNIPLLDAIKQVPSYAKFLKDLCTVKRRLNVKERAFLTEHASAIIQFKTPPKYKDPGCPTISCIIGSHKIDQALLDLGASVNLIPYTVYEQLVILGRPFLATSNALINCRNGVMKLSFGNMTVEMNIFNVSKQIGEHEDIREVDWIQTICQEHFEREWVKDPLERTLINDERLYSLECQWTPSFEPLISPQVKVEASLVQPYKPERKPLPSDLKYAFLGEDESYPIVISSKLSIEQEDGYSGYNQIEISLEDQEKTTFTCPFGTYAYRRMPFGLCNAPATFQRCMMSIFSDMVENFLEVFMDDFSVYGDSYELCLMHLEKVLESDHAALKYLLTKKDAKPRLACGGHFSSKKTTAKILQSGFYWPTMFKDVHAFCVACDRCQRLGNLTRRNMMPLNPILVLEIFDCWGIDFMGPFPSSFGYHFILVAVDYVSKWVEAIASRTNDHRVVVKFLKENIFSRFGMPRAMISDGGKHFCNKPIGMLMRKYGVIHKVSTPYHPQTSGQAELANREIKNILEKTVNPNRKDWSLRLVDALWAYRTAYKTSLEMSPYRLVYGKPCHLPVEIEHRAYWAIRQFNDNENEVEKNRKLQLDELEELRNDAFENAKISKHKMKALHDKHIFRKSFHIGQKVLLYNSRLHLFPGKLRTKWIGPFVIKSISEHGAFEVENPKNGNVFKVNGHRLKPYLENVVAEVETLDLEDPIPL, encoded by the exons atggcTAATGTTGAAGATGTAGAGGGTGAAGGGAGTGTTCAAGGTAATGGACCTCCACAATTTTATGATCAACCTAATTTTCGAACTCTTAGAGAGTATCTTCACCCGGCTAGACAAA ATTTTAAAAAGCTAGTGTCAACCATGTGTAATGGTGAGTTTTATGACAAAGAACCAAGTGAAGCCTTCGATTTTTTTGATCAATTGGCTGAAAACACAAAGCAATGGGAGACTTCTCTCCCACTTCATGTTGAGTCTAGAAACACCATTTCTCATTCAAGTGGGAAGTTCCAATTAAAAGAGACTGATGATCTTAATGCTAGATTAGCCTCATTGGCTAGGAAA GAAGTGCTATATGGCCAAACTTCTGATTCAAGTAATGTTAGAAAGCCATTTTCAAACCAAGTAGGCAATCCCTACTCTGAGACCTATAATCCTGGATGGAGGAACCACCCAAATTTTGGATGGAGAAATGAGGGCTCTTCAGTACCTCAAACATTTCAACCTCCACCCCAACCATTTCATGCTCCCACACATAACACGTACCAACCATCTCATAAGAGATCCCTAGAGGATACTCTTCAACAATTCATGCAAACACAAGGAGGAATCAACAACCAAGCTTACAAATTTCAAGACCAGACCAATAGGACCTTAGATGACATTCGAAGTCAACTCACCAAGTTGACTCAATCACTAAGCATTCAAGAGAAGGGAAAGATCCCAGCTCAACCAATGCCAAATCCTAGAGGTCAGGTACACATGAGTGAATCCTCACTTAGTGAACCTTCAAACCATGAACAAGTCCAAGCCATCACTACCCTTAGAAGTGGAAAGATTT TGAAAGTCAACATTCCACTCCTTGATGCAATTAAACAAGTCCCATCTTATGCAAAGTTCCTTAAGGACTTATGCACAGTCAAAAGGAGATTGAATGTGAAAGAAAGAGCCTTTCTAACTGAGCATGCTAGTGCCATCATCCAATTTAAGACCCCTCCCAAATACAAAGATcctggttgtcctaccattTCATGCATTATTGGAAGTCATAAGATAGACCAAGCTTTGTTAGATTTAGGAGCAAGTGTGAATTTGATACCCTACACTGTTTACGAACAATTAG TCATCTTAGGTAGACCTTTCCTAGCTACATCCAATGCTTTAATTAACTGTAGGAATGGGGTGATGAAATTGTCTTTTGGGAATATGACTGTGGAGATGAACATATTCAATGTCTCCAAACAAATTGGTGAACATGAGGACATTAGAGAGGTAGATTGGATCCAAACAATTTGTCAAGAACACTTTGAGAGAGAATGGGTAAAGGATCCATTGGAAAGAACTTTAATTAATGATGAAAGACTTTATTCTTTGGAAT GTCAATGGACCCCATCGTTTGAGCCTTTGATTTCACCCCAAGTGAAAGTGGAGGCATCTCTTGTCCAACCTTATAAACCAGAAAGGAAGCCTTTACCGAGTGATCTTAAGTATGCTTTTTTAGGGGAAGATGAATCATATCCTATTgtgatttcatcaaaacttaGCATAGAGCAGGAA gatggatactcaggttacaaccaaattgagaTTTCTTTAGAAGACCAAGAAAAAACCACTTTCACTTGTCCTTTTGGTACCTATGCTTAtagaagaatgccttttggcttgtgtaatgcaccagccactttTCAAAGGTGTATGATGAGTATCTTTAGTGACATGGTGGAAaattttttggaagttttcatggatgatttttcagtttatggGGATTCTTATGAGTTGTGTCTAATGCATTTAGAAAAAGTTCTTGAAAG tgatcatgcagcattgaaatacttGCTCACAAAAAAGGATGCCAAGCCACG ATTAGCCTGTGGTGGGCATTTCTCTTCCAAGAAAACCACTGCCAAGATCTTGCAAAGtggtttttattggcccacTATGTTCAAAGATGTCCATGCCTTCTGTGTTGCATGTGACCGATGCCAACGACTAGGTAACCTCACTAGGCGTAACATGATGCCCCTTAACCCCATTcttgttttggaaatatttgattgttggggGATTGATTTCATGGGACCTTTTCCAAGTTCATTTGGCTACCACTTCATCCTTGTAGCTGTTGATTATGTGTCTAAATGGGTGGAGGCCATTGCATCTCGCACCAATGACCATCGAGTTGTTGTCaaattcttgaaagaaaatattttctctcgtTTTGGCATGCCCCGGGCTATGATTAGTGATGGGGGAAAGCATTTTTGTAACAAGCCCATTGGGATGTTGATGAGAAAATATGGTGTAATTCACAAGGTCAGTACCCCATATCACCCACAGACTAGTGGTCAAGCTGAGTTGGCAAATAGGGAGATCAAGAACATTTTAGAGAAAACAGTCAATCCAAACCGTAAGGATTGGTCCCTACGACTAGTTGATGCTTTGTGGGCATATCGCACTGCTTACAAGACCTCTTTAGAAATGTCTCCTTATAGGCTAgtttatggaaaaccttgtcatctCCCTGTTGAGATTGAGCATCGTGCATATTGGGCCATCCGGCAATTCAATGACAATGAAAACgaggttgaaaaaaatagaaagcttcAATTGGATGAATTAGAGGAGCTGAGAAATGATgcatttgaaaatgcaaaaatttcaaaacataagatgaaagctttgcatgataaacatatttttagaaaatcctTTCATATTGGTCAAAAGGTTCTCTTGTATAATTCACGATTACATCTCTTTCCTGGGAAGTTGAGGACAAAATGGATTGGTCCATTTGTGATTAAATCCATCTCTGAGCATGGTGCATTTGAGGTAGAAAATCCTAAGAATGGAaatgttttcaaagtaaatggTCATCGATTGAAACCTTATCTTGAAAACGTTGTGGCTGAAGTTGAGACATTGGATCTTGAAGATCCAATACCATTGTAG